In Nitrosospira briensis C-128, a genomic segment contains:
- the cysC gene encoding adenylyl-sulfate kinase, translating to MNNNTVWHSATITRALRERLNVHHSAVLWFTGLSGSGKSTLAHAVEEKLYQLGCRTFVLDGDNVRQGLCSDLGFSVQDRSENIRRIGEAAKLLVESGVIAMTAFISPFRADRQRARSIFPHGDFIEIFCEASLEVCEQRDVKGLYNRARTGEVKEFTGISSPYEAPLNPELAVKTGELPLEDCVAQVIEYLKQRNVFRENLNGKDGNRFQAGRSRVVSGTAD from the coding sequence ATGAATAACAATACAGTGTGGCATAGCGCCACGATAACCCGTGCTCTCCGAGAGCGGTTGAATGTGCACCATTCGGCGGTGCTGTGGTTCACCGGCCTTTCCGGTTCGGGTAAATCCACATTGGCTCATGCGGTGGAGGAAAAGCTTTACCAGTTGGGCTGCCGCACTTTTGTCCTGGATGGCGATAACGTACGCCAGGGTTTATGTTCGGATCTCGGTTTTTCGGTACAGGATCGATCCGAGAACATCCGCCGCATAGGCGAGGCGGCAAAACTGCTGGTCGAATCCGGCGTAATCGCAATGACTGCTTTTATTTCGCCGTTTCGGGCCGATCGTCAACGGGCGCGGAGCATTTTTCCGCATGGCGATTTCATCGAAATTTTTTGTGAGGCCAGCTTGGAAGTGTGTGAGCAGCGTGATGTGAAAGGCCTCTACAATCGCGCCCGAACAGGTGAAGTAAAGGAATTTACAGGGATTTCATCGCCGTATGAGGCCCCACTCAATCCGGAACTTGCAGTCAAAACGGGTGAATTGCCGCTTGAAGATTGCGTTGCGCAGGTGATTGAATACCTGAAGCAGCGGAATGTCTTCAGGGAGAACCTGAACGGCAAGGACGGAAATAGATTTCAAGCCGGACGGAGCAGAGTCGTTAGCGGTACCGCTGATTGA
- a CDS encoding putative O-glycosylation ligase, exosortase A system-associated, whose translation MRDILVTLIVFGFLPTIFKKPHRGALMWVWISVMNPHTQGWGFATSFPFAAIIGGVTLVTLVFTREPKNLPKTSLTWIFIAFVFWMNVSTVFSIYPEDAFIQWNKVMKIMLMTFVVIMLIRTKDHINWLIWIIVISLGYYGVKGGIFTVIGGGVDMVLGPEGTFIGGNNEIALALIMTIPLMHYLQTISPKPWVRHSLTAAMMLCALAALGSYSRGALLAIAAMVAFLWLKSQHKVRMGALFMLAIPPALAFMPAQWTERMDTINDYEEDGSVQGRFNAWWMAYNLAKDYPLTGGGFEIITPELFWAYAPNPQDLHAAHSIYFQALGEHGFVGLGLYLLLGFYTWRTGSWIIRNTKKLEEFKWASSLATMIQVSVIGFAVGGTFLSLLYFDVPYYLMGAMITMRVLVEKELKQRALSVTGKKGTGSSRQLGTLEPSSPQPITRDSS comes from the coding sequence ATGAGAGACATTCTCGTTACCCTGATCGTTTTCGGTTTTCTGCCCACTATCTTCAAAAAGCCGCACAGGGGGGCATTGATGTGGGTGTGGATCAGCGTCATGAATCCTCATACTCAGGGATGGGGGTTTGCGACCTCCTTTCCCTTTGCCGCTATCATTGGCGGCGTCACGTTGGTAACGCTCGTATTTACGAGGGAACCGAAAAATCTGCCGAAAACGTCGCTGACGTGGATCTTCATTGCTTTCGTATTTTGGATGAATGTGAGCACGGTATTTTCAATTTATCCCGAGGATGCGTTTATCCAGTGGAACAAGGTGATGAAGATCATGCTGATGACTTTTGTCGTCATCATGCTGATCAGGACAAAAGACCATATCAACTGGCTCATCTGGATAATTGTGATCTCGCTCGGCTATTACGGTGTCAAGGGGGGTATTTTCACGGTAATAGGCGGAGGGGTGGACATGGTCCTGGGACCGGAAGGCACCTTTATCGGGGGAAATAACGAAATCGCCTTGGCGCTTATCATGACTATTCCCCTTATGCACTATTTGCAGACGATTTCCCCCAAGCCATGGGTGCGCCACAGCCTGACGGCGGCAATGATGCTTTGCGCACTTGCCGCGCTCGGTTCATATTCACGTGGGGCCTTGCTGGCGATTGCGGCGATGGTCGCTTTTCTGTGGCTTAAAAGCCAGCACAAAGTGCGGATGGGCGCGCTGTTTATGCTCGCTATTCCGCCAGCGCTCGCATTCATGCCTGCCCAGTGGACGGAAAGGATGGATACCATTAACGATTACGAGGAGGATGGGTCCGTCCAGGGCCGTTTCAATGCCTGGTGGATGGCATACAACCTGGCCAAGGACTACCCGTTGACCGGCGGCGGTTTTGAGATTATCACGCCTGAACTGTTCTGGGCTTATGCGCCTAATCCCCAAGACCTGCATGCTGCCCACAGCATTTATTTTCAGGCCCTGGGTGAGCATGGTTTTGTCGGCCTGGGGCTATATCTCCTGCTGGGGTTCTATACCTGGCGGACGGGTTCCTGGATCATTCGCAATACTAAAAAGCTTGAGGAATTCAAGTGGGCCTCAAGCCTGGCAACCATGATTCAGGTGTCGGTTATCGGCTTTGCGGTAGGTGGAACATTTCTTAGCCTGCTTTATTTCGATGTGCCGTATTACCTCATGGGCGCCATGATAACCATGCGTGTTCTGGTGGAAAAAGAACTCAAGCAGAGAGCATTGTCCGTGACAGGTAAGAAAGGTACGGGCTCGTCACGACAACTGGGTACTTTGGAACCATCATCCCCGCAACCCATTACCCGGGACTCAAGCTAG
- a CDS encoding polysaccharide deacetylase family protein: protein MQPRILLPSRALLHLFSPGGARNRLSILIYHRVLPRRDPLFPEEGHAEDFDQHMEQLAGCFRIMPLLDAIQGLRRGKLPPRAACITFDDGYADNAEVALPILKKHGISATFFVAASFLDGGRMWNDTVIELIRHATAGIIDLSSLGLGQFEIGTIPQRRQAIEYLLGELKYLPLETRQSKVEAMGSLIPLTPGSSSNLMMTSDQVRVLHEAGMEIGGHTASHPILAKMENGAASADIAYGKEILEGIIRAPVRLFAYPNGKPGQDYLPDHVRMVRRLGFDAAVSTAHGAARMDSDLYQLPRFTPWGRGPVRLTLRMVQNMLRTVETV from the coding sequence ATGCAACCTCGAATCTTACTGCCGAGCCGCGCGCTCCTGCACTTGTTTTCTCCCGGCGGCGCGCGTAATCGTTTGTCGATACTGATCTATCATCGTGTATTGCCTCGGCGGGACCCGTTATTTCCGGAAGAAGGTCATGCGGAAGACTTTGACCAGCACATGGAACAGCTTGCGGGTTGCTTCAGGATAATGCCGCTCTTGGATGCAATACAAGGCCTGCGCCGTGGGAAGTTGCCGCCGCGCGCCGCCTGCATCACCTTTGACGACGGCTACGCCGACAATGCGGAAGTCGCCTTGCCGATTTTGAAAAAACATGGCATTTCGGCTACTTTTTTTGTGGCGGCCAGTTTTCTCGATGGCGGCAGGATGTGGAACGACACAGTCATCGAATTGATCCGCCATGCAACCGCAGGTATAATTGATCTCAGCAGTTTGGGGTTGGGGCAATTCGAGATTGGAACTATTCCCCAGCGTCGTCAAGCCATTGAGTATCTGTTGGGTGAGCTCAAGTATTTGCCTCTCGAGACAAGGCAATCGAAAGTAGAGGCGATGGGCTCACTCATTCCCCTCACTCCCGGTTCCAGCAGCAATCTCATGATGACCTCGGATCAGGTCAGGGTTCTGCACGAGGCAGGGATGGAAATTGGCGGGCATACCGCTAGCCATCCCATTCTCGCAAAGATGGAGAATGGCGCAGCTTCTGCCGACATTGCTTATGGCAAGGAAATACTTGAAGGCATCATTCGCGCGCCGGTACGGCTTTTCGCTTACCCAAACGGAAAGCCGGGGCAGGATTATTTGCCCGATCATGTCAGGATGGTCAGGCGTTTGGGCTTCGATGCAGCGGTTTCAACCGCTCATGGCGCAGCACGGATGGACAGCGATTTATACCAGCTCCCGCGGTTTACCCCATGGGGTCGGGGGCCGGTGCGTTTAACCCTTCGGATGGTTCAAAATATGCTCAGGACCGTAGAAACGGTTTAG
- a CDS encoding DUF3565 domain-containing protein, with amino-acid sequence MERPITGFGLDSEGDPIALLNCGHAQHVRHNPPFINRPWVISEEGRNGMIGKMLNCVRCDKFEMPDGFVPYKRTPVFTEESVPAALTKDHSTKTGTWAKITILEGKLRYCVAALGADTELSTDNVGIVVPEVPHHVEPLGAVRFFVEFYRAPDKDA; translated from the coding sequence ATGGAAAGACCAATTACAGGATTCGGCCTGGACAGCGAAGGCGACCCGATAGCGCTCCTCAATTGCGGCCATGCGCAGCATGTACGGCATAATCCGCCATTTATCAATCGCCCGTGGGTTATTTCCGAGGAAGGCCGTAACGGCATGATCGGAAAAATGCTCAACTGCGTTCGGTGCGATAAGTTCGAGATGCCCGATGGCTTTGTTCCGTACAAGCGGACACCTGTATTTACGGAGGAATCGGTTCCCGCCGCGTTGACGAAAGACCATTCCACAAAAACCGGTACTTGGGCAAAAATAACGATTCTGGAAGGAAAGCTGCGATATTGCGTGGCCGCGCTGGGCGCAGACACGGAATTATCCACGGACAACGTCGGAATCGTTGTGCCGGAGGTTCCGCATCATGTGGAACCTCTGGGCGCTGTACGTTTCTTCGTGGAATTTTATCGCGCACCGGATAAGGATGCGTAA
- a CDS encoding ATP synthase subunit I codes for MPLIRNEPVRIVMRWQLIVTMAMVLGLGFLWGFHGAASALLGGAVSLVSAAAFSAIVSRYNGSTATGVLITALKAEAVKVIVMIILLWLVLTLYKDVVAAGFIGTFALTVLIFGMALFVRDDAKVARIK; via the coding sequence ATGCCTTTGATACGAAACGAGCCAGTGCGCATTGTCATGCGCTGGCAATTGATCGTCACCATGGCGATGGTGCTGGGTCTTGGCTTTTTGTGGGGATTTCACGGTGCCGCTTCCGCATTGTTGGGGGGCGCGGTCAGCCTGGTGTCCGCGGCTGCTTTTTCAGCAATCGTTTCGCGGTACAACGGTTCTACCGCAACGGGTGTATTGATAACGGCGCTAAAAGCAGAGGCGGTAAAGGTTATCGTCATGATTATCCTGCTTTGGCTGGTACTGACGCTTTACAAGGATGTTGTCGCGGCCGGGTTTATCGGAACATTTGCACTGACGGTCCTGATTTTCGGAATGGCGTTGTTTGTAAGGGACGACGCAAAGGTTGCCCGAATTAAATAG
- the atpB gene encoding F0F1 ATP synthase subunit A, with protein sequence MASDKELTPTSYMDHHLTNLTSSVGEGSFWTLHVDTLVMSSLIGIISFGFLWWVVRGATSGVPGKRQAFVELAIEFVDNQVKSTFHGDRHAFVAPAALTVFVWVFMMSALDFLPIDIMASIYELLGLHNWRSVPTADVNTTFALALSVWLLMIFFNIKVKGLGGWIHELVCTPFGKNPMLWPVNLLFNLVEYVSKPLSHSLRLYGNIYAGEIIFLLLGMWAATGLAGTLFGTVLGAGWAIFHILIVTLQAFIFMMLTVVYLSMAHESH encoded by the coding sequence ATGGCATCGGACAAGGAACTCACCCCAACCTCATACATGGATCACCATCTAACGAACCTGACCAGTTCGGTAGGTGAAGGCTCGTTCTGGACGCTGCACGTGGACACGCTCGTGATGTCGTCGCTGATCGGTATCATCAGCTTCGGCTTCCTGTGGTGGGTGGTGCGCGGCGCGACTTCCGGCGTTCCCGGCAAACGTCAGGCGTTTGTCGAGTTGGCCATCGAGTTCGTCGATAATCAGGTGAAGAGCACTTTTCACGGCGACCGGCATGCGTTCGTGGCACCCGCGGCGCTTACCGTGTTTGTCTGGGTGTTCATGATGAGCGCCCTGGACTTTTTGCCGATCGATATCATGGCTTCGATCTATGAGCTATTGGGGCTGCACAACTGGCGCAGCGTTCCGACTGCCGATGTGAACACCACATTTGCGCTGGCGCTTTCCGTCTGGCTGTTGATGATTTTTTTCAACATAAAGGTCAAAGGGCTGGGCGGCTGGATACATGAGCTGGTCTGCACCCCCTTCGGCAAGAATCCCATGTTGTGGCCGGTCAACCTGCTGTTCAACTTGGTTGAATACGTTTCCAAGCCGCTTTCCCATTCCCTGCGTCTATACGGAAATATTTACGCCGGCGAAATTATATTTCTGCTGCTCGGCATGTGGGCTGCCACCGGTTTGGCCGGTACGCTATTCGGCACGGTGCTTGGTGCGGGATGGGCGATTTTCCATATTTTGATCGTTACGCTGCAAGCATTTATCTTCATGATGCTGACGGTCGTTTATCTTTCCATGGCGCACGAGTCCCACTGA
- the atpE gene encoding F0F1 ATP synthase subunit C has protein sequence MDNLQYLAMIQAYTGIGIGLMIGLGAAGACIGIGIMCSSFLEGAARQPEMIPTLQGKVFLLLGLIDASFIIGVGLAMLFAFGNPLLAVIK, from the coding sequence ATGGACAATTTGCAATACTTGGCGATGATTCAGGCCTACACGGGCATTGGTATCGGCCTGATGATCGGCCTCGGCGCAGCCGGCGCCTGTATCGGTATCGGTATCATGTGCAGCAGCTTCCTTGAAGGCGCTGCGCGTCAGCCTGAAATGATTCCGACACTGCAAGGCAAAGTGTTCCTGTTGCTCGGATTGATCGACGCCTCGTTCATTATCGGTGTTGGTCTGGCCATGCTCTTTGCATTCGGTAATCCATTGCTGGCCGTCATCAAGTAA
- a CDS encoding F0F1 ATP synthase subunit B, whose translation MNINLTLLSQAMAFAIFIWFTVKFVWPPLMRAIENRQKTIADGLAAGERGKNELELASHRSADVVRDAKQRAAEIIAQAEKRASEIVEEAKSAAKDEGGRILTGAKAEVEQEVFRARETLRQNVADLALAGAAKILRREVDAKTHADLLASIKAEL comes from the coding sequence ATGAATATCAACTTGACGCTTCTTTCCCAGGCGATGGCGTTCGCCATTTTTATCTGGTTCACAGTTAAATTTGTCTGGCCGCCGTTGATGCGCGCAATCGAAAACCGGCAGAAGACTATCGCCGACGGGTTGGCTGCAGGCGAGCGAGGCAAGAACGAACTTGAATTGGCCAGCCATCGTTCCGCCGATGTGGTGAGGGACGCCAAGCAGCGGGCGGCCGAAATCATTGCCCAGGCGGAAAAACGCGCTTCCGAGATTGTCGAAGAAGCGAAGTCAGCGGCGAAAGATGAAGGCGGCCGCATCCTCACCGGTGCCAAGGCCGAGGTCGAGCAGGAAGTGTTTCGCGCAAGGGAAACGTTGCGGCAGAATGTGGCGGACCTGGCTTTGGCCGGTGCGGCTAAAATTTTGCGCCGCGAGGTAGACGCCAAAACGCACGCAGACTTGCTCGCATCCATCAAAGCGGAGCTCTAA
- a CDS encoding F0F1 ATP synthase subunit delta → MAEARTIARPYAEAVFKLAKTGGTLPAWSEMLQLLATIAVDERIQALIGNPKVPAKRLGELLLGICGDKLTDEGRNFVLLLAENGRIEVLPEVSEMFEQLKTRHDGVLDAKVTSAFAMSDAQLKDLVADLEARFKRKIEAKVSIDPELIGGVKVEIGDEVLDASVRAKLEAMAVALKS, encoded by the coding sequence ATGGCCGAAGCGCGCACGATCGCACGGCCTTACGCTGAAGCCGTTTTCAAGCTGGCAAAAACCGGTGGCACACTACCCGCCTGGTCGGAAATGTTGCAGCTTCTAGCAACAATAGCGGTAGATGAGCGGATTCAGGCGCTTATCGGTAATCCGAAGGTTCCGGCTAAGCGATTGGGGGAGTTGCTTCTCGGCATATGTGGCGACAAGCTCACCGATGAAGGCCGTAATTTTGTTTTGCTGCTTGCGGAAAACGGCAGAATCGAAGTATTGCCGGAAGTGAGCGAAATGTTCGAACAACTCAAGACCCGTCATGATGGGGTATTGGACGCGAAAGTGACTTCCGCGTTTGCCATGAGCGATGCGCAATTGAAAGATCTGGTGGCCGACCTCGAAGCCAGGTTCAAGCGCAAGATAGAAGCCAAAGTAAGCATCGATCCGGAATTGATAGGCGGGGTGAAGGTTGAAATCGGCGACGAAGTGCTTGACGCTTCCGTGCGAGCTAAACTGGAAGCCATGGCTGTTGCACTTAAAAGCTAG
- the atpA gene encoding F0F1 ATP synthase subunit alpha produces the protein MQLNPSEISELIRSRIEGLPASAEVRTQGTVVSVTDGIVRVHGLADVMQGEMLEFPGNTFGLALNLERDSVGAVIMGEYEHITEGDIVKCTSRILEVPVGEELIGRVVNALGQPIDGKGPINTKHSEPIEKIAPGVIWRQSVNQPVQTGLKSIDSMVPVGRGQRELIIGDRQTGKTAVAIDAIINQKGENMTCIYVAIGQKASSINNVVRKLEEHGAMEYTIVVAATASESAAMQFIAPYSGCTMGEYFRDSGRDALIIYDDLTKQAWAYRQISLLLRRPPGREAYPGDVFYLHSRLLERAARVSAAWVEKATNGEVKGKTGSLTALPVIETQAGDVTAFVPTNVISITDGQIFLETDLFNAGIRPAINAGVSVSRVGGAAQTKVIKKLGGGVRLALAQYRELAAFAQFASDLDEATRKQLERGKMVTELMKQPQYATLSVSEMALTLFAVTKGYLDDVEVKRALAFESALKGFIRSKYGAILEKIETTKDMNAETEKALDAAIQDFKKNGTY, from the coding sequence ATGCAGTTGAATCCATCCGAAATCAGTGAGCTGATTAGAAGCAGAATTGAAGGGCTCCCCGCTTCCGCGGAAGTTCGCACGCAAGGAACCGTTGTCTCGGTGACAGACGGGATCGTGCGTGTCCACGGCCTCGCGGACGTGATGCAGGGCGAAATGCTGGAATTTCCCGGCAATACCTTCGGTCTGGCGCTCAATCTCGAGCGCGACTCCGTGGGCGCGGTAATCATGGGTGAATACGAGCACATCACTGAAGGCGATATCGTCAAGTGTACCAGTCGTATCCTTGAGGTACCGGTGGGCGAGGAGTTGATAGGCCGGGTAGTGAACGCGCTGGGGCAGCCAATCGACGGCAAAGGCCCGATAAACACGAAACACTCTGAGCCGATTGAAAAAATCGCGCCCGGCGTCATCTGGCGTCAGTCGGTTAACCAGCCCGTGCAAACCGGCCTTAAATCCATTGATTCCATGGTTCCCGTTGGGCGGGGACAGCGTGAATTGATCATTGGCGACCGCCAGACAGGCAAGACCGCTGTGGCGATAGATGCGATCATAAATCAGAAGGGCGAGAATATGACTTGCATCTACGTTGCGATTGGACAGAAGGCCTCGTCCATCAACAACGTCGTTCGCAAGCTGGAAGAACACGGTGCAATGGAATATACCATCGTGGTGGCGGCCACCGCGTCGGAATCGGCAGCAATGCAGTTCATTGCGCCTTACTCCGGTTGTACCATGGGCGAATATTTCCGCGACTCCGGTAGAGACGCACTCATCATTTATGACGATCTGACGAAACAGGCATGGGCCTATCGCCAGATATCGCTACTGCTGCGGCGTCCGCCCGGACGAGAAGCCTATCCCGGCGATGTGTTTTATCTGCACTCGCGCCTGCTGGAACGCGCGGCGCGGGTAAGCGCGGCCTGGGTGGAAAAAGCCACTAACGGCGAAGTCAAAGGGAAGACCGGTTCACTTACGGCACTTCCGGTGATCGAGACTCAGGCAGGCGACGTAACCGCTTTCGTTCCCACTAACGTTATTTCGATTACCGACGGTCAGATTTTTCTGGAAACCGATTTGTTCAACGCGGGTATTCGCCCTGCTATCAATGCCGGCGTTTCGGTGTCGCGCGTCGGCGGCGCGGCGCAGACAAAAGTTATTAAGAAGCTGGGAGGGGGGGTGCGTCTCGCCCTGGCGCAGTATCGCGAACTTGCGGCATTTGCGCAGTTTGCTTCCGATCTCGACGAGGCCACCCGCAAGCAACTGGAACGCGGCAAGATGGTGACCGAATTGATGAAGCAGCCACAATACGCCACCTTGAGCGTGTCGGAGATGGCGCTCACGCTGTTCGCCGTCACCAAGGGATATCTGGACGATGTTGAAGTCAAGCGTGCCCTGGCGTTCGAATCGGCGCTGAAAGGTTTTATCCGCAGCAAGTATGGCGCCATCCTGGAAAAGATAGAAACCACCAAGGATATGAACGCGGAGACCGAGAAGGCGCTTGACGCCGCGATTCAGGACTTCAAGAAAAACGGAACATACTAA
- the atpG gene encoding F0F1 ATP synthase subunit gamma, which produces MAGSREIRNKIKSVKNTQKITRAMEMVAASKMRKAQERMKKARPYGEKIRNVAAHMSRAYTEYRHPFLIDRDTVKRIGIVVVTSDKGLCGGLNTNVLRMAIGKMKAWEAEGEQIEACCIGNKGFGFMNRLGANVISHVVGLGDAPDLEKLIGAIKILLDGYTQDRFDRVYIFYTRFINTMKQEPVMEQLLPLSDEQLKAGDGPTGQRGVWDYIYEPEAKPVIDDIMVRYVEALIYQALTENMASEQSARMVAMKAASDNAGSVINELTLIYNKSRQAAITKELSEIVGGAAAV; this is translated from the coding sequence ATGGCCGGCAGCAGAGAAATACGCAACAAGATCAAAAGCGTAAAGAATACGCAGAAGATCACGCGCGCCATGGAAATGGTGGCAGCCTCCAAAATGCGCAAGGCGCAGGAGCGCATGAAAAAGGCGCGTCCATATGGCGAAAAAATCCGTAACGTAGCCGCGCACATGAGCCGGGCCTATACCGAGTATCGCCACCCATTCCTGATAGACCGTGATACGGTGAAACGGATCGGTATCGTCGTCGTTACGTCCGACAAGGGATTGTGCGGCGGGCTCAACACGAACGTGTTGCGCATGGCGATAGGTAAAATGAAAGCGTGGGAAGCGGAAGGCGAACAGATCGAAGCGTGCTGTATCGGCAACAAGGGTTTCGGATTCATGAACCGGTTGGGCGCAAACGTCATTTCGCACGTCGTAGGCTTGGGCGATGCGCCCGACCTCGAGAAACTGATCGGGGCGATAAAAATCCTGCTGGATGGCTATACCCAGGATCGTTTCGACCGCGTGTATATTTTTTATACGCGCTTCATCAATACGATGAAGCAGGAGCCGGTAATGGAACAATTGCTTCCGCTTTCCGATGAACAGCTCAAGGCGGGCGACGGTCCAACGGGACAGCGAGGCGTATGGGATTACATATACGAACCTGAAGCCAAGCCTGTTATCGACGACATCATGGTGCGGTACGTCGAGGCCCTCATTTATCAGGCGCTGACGGAAAACATGGCATCCGAACAGTCCGCGCGAATGGTGGCGATGAAGGCCGCGTCGGACAATGCCGGCAGCGTCATAAATGAATTGACGCTGATATACAACAAATCGCGCCAGGCCGCCATTACCAAGGAATTGTCGGAAATCGTCGGTGGCGCGGCAGCGGTTTAA